Proteins encoded together in one Kitasatospora albolonga window:
- a CDS encoding SAM-dependent methyltransferase, translating to MTTTATRPPVKPAARRTRTGAAQRLVPLAERLLGGALPVRVRMWDGSEAGPEDAPTVRVRSRRALRRLLWAPGELGLAEAYITGEIDLAEDGGADLRDVLRAVRRAVSERGLAPPAPSLPDRLAAVGTALRLGAVGPRPPVPAARAGLRGALHSRARDRAAISHHYDLSNAFYALLLDATMAYSCGYWTSEAPGYGPADAQRDKLELICRKLGLRPGARLLDIGCGWGSLTLHAARHHGVRVTAVTLAAEQAAYVRGQVADHGLEELVEVLNIDYRDIAERPETRGAYDAVSTIEMGEHVGDAEYPAFTRVLHDSLRPQGRVLVQQMSRGANAPGGGAFIESYIAPDMHMRPVGETVGLLEGAGLEVRDVEALREHYVLTVDAWRRTLEERWAEFADLVGEETARVWRLYLVGGSLAFEERRMGVDQILCVRPDRSGKAAMPATRRDWYGADR from the coding sequence GTGACCACCACCGCCACCAGGCCCCCCGTCAAACCGGCCGCCCGGCGCACCCGCACCGGAGCCGCCCAGCGGCTGGTCCCCCTGGCCGAGCGGCTGCTCGGCGGTGCGCTGCCCGTCCGCGTACGGATGTGGGACGGCAGCGAGGCCGGGCCCGAGGACGCGCCCACGGTCCGGGTACGTTCCCGGCGCGCCCTGCGCCGTCTGCTCTGGGCGCCCGGCGAACTCGGCCTCGCCGAGGCGTACATCACCGGTGAGATCGACCTCGCGGAGGACGGGGGCGCGGACCTGCGCGATGTGCTGCGCGCCGTGCGCCGCGCGGTGAGCGAGCGCGGGCTCGCCCCGCCCGCGCCCTCGCTCCCCGACCGGCTCGCCGCCGTCGGCACTGCCCTGCGCCTCGGTGCCGTGGGGCCCCGACCGCCCGTTCCCGCCGCCCGGGCAGGGCTGCGCGGGGCGCTGCACAGCCGGGCCCGGGACCGGGCGGCGATCAGCCACCACTACGACCTGTCCAACGCCTTCTACGCGCTGCTCCTCGACGCGACCATGGCGTACTCCTGCGGCTACTGGACCAGCGAGGCCCCCGGTTACGGCCCCGCCGACGCGCAGCGCGACAAGCTGGAGCTGATCTGCCGCAAGCTCGGACTGCGCCCCGGCGCACGCCTGCTGGACATCGGCTGCGGCTGGGGCTCGCTGACCCTCCACGCGGCCCGGCACCACGGCGTCCGGGTCACCGCCGTCACGCTCGCCGCCGAACAGGCCGCGTACGTACGGGGACAGGTGGCCGACCACGGCCTGGAGGAGCTGGTCGAGGTTCTCAACATCGACTACCGGGACATTGCGGAGCGGCCGGAGACCCGGGGCGCGTACGACGCTGTCTCCACGATCGAGATGGGCGAGCACGTCGGGGACGCCGAGTACCCTGCCTTCACCCGCGTCCTGCACGACTCGCTGCGGCCTCAGGGGCGGGTGTTGGTCCAGCAGATGTCGCGGGGTGCGAACGCCCCGGGCGGCGGCGCGTTCATCGAGTCGTACATCGCCCCCGACATGCACATGCGGCCCGTCGGGGAGACCGTCGGGCTGCTGGAGGGGGCCGGGCTCGAAGTGCGGGACGTCGAGGCCCTGCGCGAGCACTATGTGCTGACCGTGGACGCCTGGCGGCGGACGCTGGAGGAGCGGTGGGCGGAGTTCGCGGACCTGGTGGGGGAGGAGACCGCGCGGGTCTGGCGGCTTTATCTCGTCGGCGGCTCCCTCGCGTTCGAGGAGCGGCGGATGGGCGTCGACCAGATCCTGTGCGTACGGCCTGACCGGTCGGGGAAGGCCGCGATGCCCGCGACACGGCGTGACTGGTACGGAGCGGACCGATGA
- a CDS encoding fasciclin, protein MKTLRFRRTAVAVATAAVLPLALTACSSDDSSKDAAAGSTPSAAASTSASADDSMTMDEPFGPACSSVPKEGAGSFDGMAKDPVATAASNNEELSTLVAAVQQAGLVDTLNNAENITVFAPTNDAFAKIPKADLDALLADKAELTKVLTYHVVGEKLTPQQLEKGSFDTLEKSKLTTAGSGTEYTVNDSSKVVCGNVPTANATVYIVDSVLMPPK, encoded by the coding sequence ATGAAGACCCTCCGCTTCCGCCGCACCGCCGTCGCCGTGGCCACCGCCGCCGTGCTTCCGCTGGCCCTGACCGCCTGCTCCTCCGACGACTCCTCCAAGGACGCGGCAGCAGGCTCGACGCCCAGCGCCGCCGCCTCGACGAGCGCCTCGGCCGACGACTCCATGACCATGGACGAGCCGTTCGGTCCGGCATGTTCGTCGGTGCCGAAGGAAGGCGCGGGCTCGTTCGACGGCATGGCGAAGGACCCGGTCGCGACGGCCGCCTCGAACAATGAGGAGCTGTCGACGCTGGTGGCCGCCGTCCAGCAGGCCGGTCTGGTCGACACGCTGAACAACGCCGAGAACATCACCGTGTTCGCACCGACCAACGACGCGTTCGCGAAGATCCCGAAGGCCGACCTGGACGCGCTGCTGGCGGACAAGGCCGAGCTGACCAAGGTGCTCACCTACCACGTGGTGGGCGAGAAGCTGACGCCGCAGCAGCTGGAGAAGGGCTCCTTCGACACTCTGGAGAAGAGCAAGCTGACGACGGCCGGTTCGGGCACGGAGTACACCGTGAACGACTCCTCGAAGGTCGTCTGCGGCAACGTCCCGACCGCCAACGCCACGGTCTACATCGTGGACTCGGTCCTGATGCCCCCGAAGTAA
- a CDS encoding SAM-dependent methyltransferase, producing MPADRTPEPAGHLPAPRDRAPEPANPGPTAPPSPAADPTRWPDIVTRPRASRVTSRLRTALAERIVRRALARLPLRARLAGAEDIGLGGPLMDIRDPDAFFARIGASGLIGFGESYMAGEWDAPDLVAVLTVLADNAAGLVPAPLQRLRPLWALRRPAAQLNTPEGSRDNISHHYDLSNELFALFLDETLSYSSAVFRSLPATQALLPAAQHRKIDRLLDAAGVGEGTRLLEIGTGWGELAVRAAARGARVVSVTLSAEQRELARTRVREAGFQDRVDIRLCDYRQVTGDYDAIVSVEMIEAVGEEFWPVYFRTLDRLLAPGGRVALQAITMPDDRLRASRSTYTWIHKYIFPGGLLPSTEAIERVTTGHTRLRTVRRTGYGAHYAETLRLWRERFTERSAEVDALGFDAVFRRMWTFYLAYSEAGFRSGYLDVQQLLLTREPNHRETP from the coding sequence CTGCCGGCAGACCGGACCCCCGAGCCCGCGGGCCACCTCCCCGCGCCGAGGGACCGCGCCCCCGAGCCGGCGAACCCCGGCCCCACCGCACCGCCGAGCCCCGCCGCCGACCCCACCCGCTGGCCCGACATCGTCACCCGCCCCCGGGCCTCCCGCGTCACCTCCCGCCTCCGTACCGCCCTCGCGGAACGCATCGTCCGCCGCGCCCTCGCCCGCCTCCCCCTGCGCGCCCGGCTCGCCGGTGCGGAGGACATCGGGCTCGGCGGGCCGCTCATGGACATCCGTGACCCCGACGCCTTCTTCGCGCGGATCGGGGCGAGCGGACTCATCGGCTTCGGCGAGTCCTATATGGCCGGTGAATGGGACGCCCCCGACCTCGTCGCCGTCCTCACCGTCCTCGCCGACAACGCCGCCGGTCTCGTCCCCGCGCCGCTCCAACGGCTGCGCCCCCTCTGGGCGTTGCGCAGGCCCGCCGCCCAGCTCAACACCCCCGAGGGCTCCCGGGACAACATCAGCCACCACTACGACCTCTCCAACGAACTCTTCGCCCTCTTCCTGGACGAGACGCTCTCCTACTCCTCCGCCGTCTTCCGGAGCCTCCCCGCCACGCAGGCCCTCCTCCCCGCCGCCCAGCACCGCAAGATCGACCGGCTGCTGGACGCCGCCGGGGTCGGCGAGGGGACCCGGCTCCTGGAGATCGGCACCGGCTGGGGCGAACTCGCCGTCCGCGCGGCGGCCCGGGGCGCCCGGGTCGTCAGCGTCACGCTCTCCGCCGAACAGCGCGAACTGGCCCGTACGCGCGTCCGCGAGGCCGGGTTCCAGGACCGGGTGGACATCCGGCTCTGCGACTACCGCCAGGTCACCGGCGACTACGACGCCATCGTCAGCGTCGAGATGATCGAGGCGGTGGGAGAGGAGTTCTGGCCCGTCTACTTCCGGACCCTCGACCGGCTGCTCGCCCCCGGCGGCCGGGTCGCCCTCCAGGCCATCACCATGCCCGACGACCGGCTGCGCGCCAGCCGGTCCACGTACACCTGGATTCACAAGTACATCTTCCCGGGCGGACTGCTGCCCTCCACTGAGGCGATCGAACGGGTCACCACCGGGCACACCCGGCTGCGGACCGTGCGGCGCACCGGCTACGGCGCGCACTACGCCGAGACCCTCCGCCTCTGGCGGGAACGGTTCACGGAACGCTCCGCCGAGGTCGACGCCCTCGGTTTCGACGCCGTCTTCCGCCGGATGTGGACCTTCTACCTCGCCTACTCCGAGGCGGGCTTCCGCTCCGGCTACCTCGATGTGCAGCAGCTGCTCCTGACCCGCGAACCGAACCACCGGGAGACCCCGTGA
- a CDS encoding amine oxidase encodes MAGERRRTAVVGSGVAGLTAAHVLRAAHDVTLYEADDRVGGHAHTHELAASDGRVHRVDSGFIVHNRRTYPHLLRLFDELGVATQESEMSMSVRCEGCGLEYAGARGIAGLLAQPRSALRGPYLRMLAEVPRFHRAARALLELPESPATDMTLGEFARRGRFSPYFHAHFLTPMVSAVWSCDPVTALRYPARYLFAFLAHHGMLTIGGSPVWRTVTGGSRAYVERVVKQLTAVHTATPVRAVTRHADGVELTTEDGTTTPYDAVVIATHPDQALRLLADPTDAERATLGAFTYSRNPTLLHTDTTLLPRSRGARASWNYLMPSCAADADHVTVSYDMNRLQRLDAPETFVVTLNGADRVDADSVRARMVYEHPVYTPESVAAQAGLPALSGPVTAYAGAYHGWGFHEDGCRSGAEAAAALGVTW; translated from the coding sequence ATGGCAGGGGAGCGGCGGCGGACAGCCGTGGTGGGGAGCGGAGTGGCGGGACTGACCGCCGCCCACGTTCTGCGCGCAGCGCACGACGTCACGCTGTACGAGGCCGACGACCGCGTCGGCGGCCACGCCCATACGCATGAACTGGCCGCGTCCGACGGGCGGGTGCACCGCGTCGACTCGGGCTTCATCGTGCACAACCGGCGGACCTACCCCCACCTGTTGCGTCTCTTCGACGAACTGGGCGTCGCCACCCAGGAGTCGGAGATGTCGATGTCCGTACGGTGCGAAGGGTGCGGCCTGGAGTACGCCGGTGCCCGGGGGATCGCCGGGCTCCTCGCCCAGCCCCGGTCAGCGCTCCGGGGGCCGTATCTGCGGATGCTCGCCGAAGTGCCGCGCTTCCACCGCGCCGCACGGGCGCTCCTGGAACTGCCGGAGAGCCCGGCCACCGACATGACGCTGGGGGAGTTCGCCCGGCGCGGCCGCTTCTCCCCGTACTTCCACGCCCACTTCCTCACCCCCATGGTCTCCGCCGTCTGGTCCTGCGACCCGGTCACCGCCCTGCGCTACCCCGCCCGCTACCTCTTCGCGTTCCTGGCCCACCACGGCATGCTCACCATCGGCGGCTCCCCGGTCTGGCGGACCGTCACCGGCGGCTCGCGCGCGTACGTCGAGCGCGTCGTCAAACAGCTCACCGCCGTCCACACCGCGACCCCCGTCCGGGCCGTCACCCGCCACGCGGACGGCGTCGAGCTCACCACCGAGGACGGCACCACCACCCCGTACGACGCCGTCGTCATCGCCACCCACCCCGATCAGGCGCTCCGGCTGCTGGCCGACCCGACCGACGCCGAACGCGCCACGCTCGGCGCCTTCACGTACTCCCGCAACCCCACCCTCCTGCACACCGACACCACGCTGCTGCCCCGCAGCCGGGGCGCCAGGGCCTCCTGGAACTACCTGATGCCCTCCTGTGCCGCCGACGCCGACCACGTCACCGTCAGCTACGACATGAACCGGCTCCAGCGGCTCGACGCGCCCGAGACCTTCGTCGTCACGCTGAACGGCGCCGACCGGGTCGATGCCGATTCCGTACGGGCCCGGATGGTCTACGAACACCCCGTCTACACCCCGGAGTCCGTCGCCGCCCAGGCCGGACTGCCCGCCCTCTCCGGACCCGTCACCGCCTACGCGGGGGCGTACCACGGCTGGGGTTTCCACGAGGACGGGTGCCGGTCGGGGGCCGAGGCGGCGGCTGCCCTGGGGGTGACGTGGTGA